One window of the Deltaproteobacteria bacterium genome contains the following:
- the fliG gene encoding flagellar motor switch protein FliG, with the protein MMTDAKPDQKEGGGGLSGMEKAAILLLSLEPEVAARVLRNLGPREVHLISYRMSQMEGVSAATLSRVAKEFLDLAESQGGIVAGGLEYAKSLILQAMDKEQAEYIIENLSSDDPSMELTIMDALRNVDPDILADFIKGEHPQTIAIIVAYMQPEKAAVVLGHLGQEMKNEIIMRVAELDQVPSDVLSEVAHVITNELHISAGLGKKMGGAAPVAEILNQLDSQSEKDILSHMEEINPNLVDEIRKLMFVFDDLASIDDRGMQQLLREVDSKTLAVALRGASDEVKGKFLRNMSARASEMLQEDMEAMGPTRLSDVETSQQEIIRAARRLEDEGKIVVAGKGSDEVFV; encoded by the coding sequence ATGATGACGGACGCAAAACCGGATCAGAAGGAAGGAGGGGGCGGCTTGTCCGGAATGGAGAAGGCCGCGATCCTCCTGCTCAGCCTCGAACCGGAGGTGGCCGCTCGTGTTTTGAGGAATCTGGGCCCCCGGGAAGTGCACCTCATTTCCTACCGGATGAGCCAAATGGAGGGCGTTTCAGCGGCAACGTTGAGCCGGGTCGCCAAGGAGTTCCTCGATTTGGCGGAATCCCAAGGCGGTATTGTGGCCGGAGGATTGGAATACGCCAAAAGCCTGATTCTTCAGGCCATGGACAAGGAACAGGCGGAATACATTATAGAAAACCTGTCGTCGGACGATCCCTCCATGGAACTGACGATCATGGACGCTCTGCGAAACGTGGATCCCGACATCTTGGCGGACTTTATCAAAGGCGAACATCCCCAGACCATCGCCATCATCGTGGCGTATATGCAACCGGAGAAAGCGGCGGTAGTTCTTGGTCATCTGGGCCAGGAAATGAAAAACGAGATCATCATGCGCGTGGCGGAACTGGACCAGGTCCCGTCCGACGTGCTTTCCGAAGTGGCTCATGTCATAACGAATGAGCTGCATATTTCGGCAGGTCTCGGGAAAAAGATGGGCGGTGCCGCACCCGTGGCCGAGATTTTGAATCAGCTGGATTCGCAATCCGAAAAAGACATCCTTTCCCACATGGAGGAGATCAACCCCAACCTGGTGGATGAAATACGCAAACTCATGTTCGTCTTTGACGACCTGGCATCCATTGATGACCGCGGCATGCAGCAACTGCTGAGGGAGGTCGATTCCAAGACGTTGGCGGTTGCCCTTCGCGGCGCCAGCGACGAGGTGAAGGGAAAGTTCCTGAGGAATATGAGCGCCCGCGCTTCCGAAATGCTGCAGGAAGACATGGAAGCCATGGGGCCCACCCGGTTGTCCGACGTGGAAACTTCCCAGCAGGAGATCATCCGGGCCGCCAGACGGCTCGAGGACGAAGGTAAGATAGTCGTGGCCGGAAAGGGAAGCGATGAAGTCTTCGTCTAA
- the fliF gene encoding flagellar M-ring protein FliF, with product MPRFLQVIKEFFDGLSPARKFSFFLILALVVAGLIAIILWGNKIDYRPLYADLNPQDANAIVEALKSKKIPYRLDANGTAISVPVEQYGDARLFLAGEGMPSGGSLGYELFDKAKLGMSEFLQKVNLRRALEGELAKTISHIEEIRLARVHLVIPERALFADEQQPATASVVLTMAKNAVLTQGQIKGIVNLVSRSIEGLSPQNVSIVDNSGNTLYGGVEIDGAGMLSQTQHELKSRIESALQRKVTKILEQTIGKNKVVVQVDADVNFTETKQTKEIYDPEQSAVRSEQRQNEESMGGGMSPAGVPGVKPNVEGQVNESGAVGQNVHRKSGETINYEITKVVQDSFEPGGDIQKLSLAVLVDGAYTKETDQTGAEKPTYVPRSPEEMAKYKTIVQNAIGYDEVRGDSVEVVNLPFERVEVDKDFERMYVEAERRLFWAPYVKYGIMLALAMVVIFFVVRPVLKSILTARPEKAPPAERLLTEEDRVRLEMTKELSKAEEAEKKPAVERVRELAAEDPEHMARLMRSWMKE from the coding sequence TTGCCGAGGTTCTTGCAAGTCATTAAAGAGTTCTTTGACGGCCTGTCACCCGCGAGGAAATTCAGCTTTTTTCTGATCCTGGCCCTCGTGGTGGCTGGATTGATCGCGATTATCCTCTGGGGAAACAAAATCGACTATCGGCCTCTGTACGCGGATTTGAATCCCCAGGACGCCAATGCTATCGTTGAAGCTCTGAAAAGCAAAAAGATCCCGTATCGCCTCGACGCCAACGGGACGGCGATTTCCGTACCTGTCGAGCAGTATGGTGACGCCCGGCTTTTCCTGGCGGGAGAGGGCATGCCGTCCGGAGGAAGTCTTGGGTACGAGTTGTTTGACAAAGCCAAGCTGGGAATGAGCGAGTTCCTTCAAAAAGTTAATCTTCGGCGGGCCCTCGAAGGGGAGCTGGCGAAAACGATCAGCCACATCGAGGAGATCCGGTTGGCCAGGGTTCATCTGGTGATCCCTGAACGAGCCCTGTTCGCGGACGAGCAACAGCCCGCGACGGCCTCCGTGGTCTTGACAATGGCCAAGAACGCAGTGCTTACTCAAGGCCAGATAAAAGGAATCGTGAATCTGGTATCCAGAAGCATAGAGGGGCTCTCCCCTCAGAATGTGTCCATTGTGGACAATTCCGGAAATACGCTCTATGGCGGCGTGGAAATCGACGGCGCCGGGATGCTTTCCCAGACGCAGCATGAGCTAAAATCCAGGATCGAGAGCGCGCTGCAGAGGAAAGTCACAAAGATACTCGAGCAGACCATAGGTAAGAATAAAGTGGTTGTGCAAGTGGATGCCGATGTAAACTTCACCGAGACGAAACAGACCAAAGAGATCTATGATCCGGAGCAGTCCGCGGTTAGAAGCGAACAACGACAGAATGAAGAATCGATGGGCGGAGGGATGAGCCCTGCCGGTGTTCCCGGAGTCAAGCCCAATGTGGAAGGTCAGGTGAATGAGTCGGGTGCGGTCGGGCAGAACGTGCATCGAAAGAGCGGTGAGACCATCAACTACGAAATTACGAAAGTCGTGCAGGATAGCTTTGAACCGGGAGGAGACATACAGAAGTTGAGCCTGGCTGTGTTGGTCGACGGAGCTTATACGAAGGAAACGGACCAAACAGGAGCTGAAAAACCAACGTACGTTCCCAGGTCTCCGGAAGAAATGGCCAAGTACAAAACGATCGTACAAAACGCCATCGGGTACGACGAAGTTCGCGGTGACAGCGTGGAAGTCGTTAATCTTCCATTCGAACGAGTAGAAGTGGACAAAGATTTCGAACGTATGTACGTCGAGGCGGAGCGACGTCTGTTCTGGGCGCCATATGTGAAGTATGGAATCATGTTGGCGTTGGCCATGGTGGTGATCTTCTTCGTCGTAAGACCGGTTCTCAAATCGATTCTGACCGCCAGACCTGAAAAAGCTCCGCCGGCGGAGCGGTTACTGACGGAAGAGGATCGGGTGAGACTGGAAATGACGAAAGAGCTGTCGAAGGCGGAGGAAGCTGAGAAAAAACCGGCTGTCGAACGTGTGCGCGAGCTTGCTGCGGAAGACCCGGAGCACATGGCTCGGCTGATGCGAAGTTGGATGAAAGAATGA